Proteins encoded by one window of Luteimonas yindakuii:
- the rpoC gene encoding DNA-directed RNA polymerase subunit beta' — protein sequence MKDLLNLFNQQRPALDFDAIKIALASPDMIRSWSYGEVKKPETINYRTFKPERDGLFCASIFGPVKDYECLCGKYKRMKHRGVVCEKCGTEVTLAKVRRERMGHIDLASPTAHIWFLKSLPSRIGLMLDMTLRDIERILYFEAFVVTEPGLTPLERGQLLNEEQFLQMRQEHGDDFDAAMGAEAVYDLLRTIDLQAEMVKLKEDIASTGSETKLKRLTKRIKLVEAFVESGNRPEWMIMTVLPVLPPDLRPLVPLDGGRFATSDLNDLYRRVINRNNRLRRLLELNAPDIIVRNEKRMLQESVDALMDNGRRGRAITGTNKRPLKSLADMIKGKQGRFRQNLLGKRVDYSGRSVIVVGPTLRLHECGLPKKMALELFKPFIFSKLQRRGLATTIKAAKKLVEREEAEVWDILEEVIREHPVLLNRAPTLHRLGIQAFEPVLIEGKAIQLHPLVCTAFNADFDGDQMAVHVPLSLEAQLEARALMMSTNNILSPANGEPIIVPSQDVVLGLYYMTRALENKAGEGMAFANVAEVKRAYDNRVVELHAKVKVRIAETVIDEEGNREKRTSIVDTTVGRALLAEILPDGLPFALANTELSKKNISRLINSCYRQLGLKDTVVFADKLMYTGFAFATRAGVSIGIDDMTIPAEKKDILAEAETEVLEIQQQYQSGLVTAGERYNKVVDIWSRTNERVAKAMMDTIGTETVTNAEGVAVEQKSMNSIYIMADSGARGSQAQIRQLAGMRGLMAKPDGSIIETPITANFREGLNVLQYFISTHGARKGLADTALKTANSGYLTRRLVDVAQDVVITETDCGTQAGLTMTPIVEGGDVVEPLRDRVLGRVVAEDVFLPGNDEDPIVTRNTLLDEQWVSRLEDGGVQTINVRSTITCESPFGVCAMCYGRDLGRGHLVNHGEAVGVVAAQSIGEPGTQLTMRTFHIGGAASRAAAIDNVTVKTTGSIKFNNLKHVRHASGHFVAVSRSGELSVLDPHGRERERYKLPYGATIGVEDGAEIKAGQTVANWDPHNHPIVSEVAGFIRFIDFVDGVTVIEKTDELTGLASREITDPKRRGSAAKDLRPIVRIVDGKGNDLNIPGTDLPAQYLLPPRSIVNLQDGAAVGVGDVVAKIPQEASKTRDITGGLPRVADLFEARKPKDPAVLAERSGIVSFGKDTKGKQRLILKGPDGEEHEELIPKYRQIIVFEGEHVEKGETVVDGEPSPQDILRLKGVEELASYLTKEIQDVYRLQGVKINDKHIEVIVRQMLRKVEITDAGDSRYLVGEQVEKQRAIEDNAKLAKRNELTSKYEPVLLGITKASLATESFISAASFQETTRVLTEAAVRGTRDGLRGLKENVIVGRLIPAGTGLAYHTQRRRDASGLTESEMEALSGSVTSDVEPAASQVREDVAEVAPEAGQGE from the coding sequence ATGAAAGACCTTCTGAACCTGTTCAACCAGCAGCGCCCCGCGCTCGATTTCGACGCGATCAAGATCGCGCTGGCATCGCCGGACATGATCCGTTCGTGGTCCTACGGCGAAGTGAAGAAGCCCGAGACCATCAACTACCGCACCTTCAAGCCCGAGCGTGACGGCCTGTTCTGCGCGTCCATCTTCGGCCCGGTGAAGGACTACGAGTGCCTGTGCGGCAAGTACAAGCGCATGAAGCACCGCGGCGTGGTGTGCGAGAAGTGCGGCACGGAAGTGACGCTGGCCAAGGTGCGCCGCGAGCGCATGGGCCACATCGACCTCGCCAGCCCGACCGCGCACATCTGGTTCCTGAAGTCGCTGCCGTCGCGCATTGGCCTGATGCTGGACATGACGCTGCGTGACATCGAGCGCATCCTCTATTTCGAGGCGTTCGTGGTCACCGAGCCGGGCCTGACCCCGCTCGAGCGCGGCCAGCTGCTCAACGAAGAGCAGTTCCTGCAGATGCGCCAGGAGCACGGCGACGACTTCGACGCCGCGATGGGCGCCGAGGCCGTGTACGACCTGCTGCGCACGATCGACCTGCAGGCCGAGATGGTGAAGCTCAAGGAAGACATCGCCAGCACCGGTTCGGAAACCAAGCTCAAGCGCCTCACCAAGCGCATCAAGCTGGTGGAGGCGTTCGTCGAGTCCGGCAACCGTCCCGAGTGGATGATCATGACGGTGCTGCCGGTGCTTCCGCCGGACCTGCGTCCGCTGGTGCCGCTGGACGGTGGCCGCTTCGCCACGTCGGACCTCAACGACCTGTACCGCCGCGTCATCAACCGCAACAACCGCCTGCGCCGCCTGCTCGAACTCAACGCGCCCGACATCATCGTGCGCAACGAGAAGCGCATGCTGCAGGAATCGGTCGATGCGTTGATGGACAACGGCCGCCGTGGCCGCGCCATCACCGGCACCAACAAGCGCCCGCTGAAGTCGCTGGCCGACATGATCAAGGGCAAGCAGGGCCGTTTCCGCCAGAACCTGCTCGGCAAGCGCGTCGACTACTCGGGCCGTTCGGTCATCGTGGTCGGCCCGACGCTGCGCCTGCACGAGTGCGGCCTGCCGAAGAAGATGGCGCTGGAACTGTTCAAGCCCTTCATCTTCTCCAAGCTGCAGCGCCGTGGCCTCGCCACGACGATCAAGGCCGCCAAGAAGCTGGTCGAGCGCGAAGAGGCGGAAGTCTGGGACATCCTGGAAGAAGTCATCCGCGAGCACCCGGTGCTGCTCAACCGCGCGCCGACCCTGCACCGCCTGGGCATCCAGGCGTTCGAGCCGGTGCTGATCGAGGGCAAGGCCATCCAGCTGCACCCGCTGGTCTGCACCGCGTTCAACGCCGACTTCGACGGCGACCAGATGGCCGTCCACGTGCCGCTCTCGCTGGAAGCCCAGCTGGAAGCGCGCGCGCTGATGATGTCGACCAACAACATCCTGTCGCCGGCGAACGGCGAGCCGATCATCGTGCCGTCGCAGGACGTGGTGCTCGGCCTGTACTACATGACCCGCGCGCTGGAGAACAAGGCGGGCGAAGGCATGGCGTTCGCCAACGTCGCCGAGGTCAAGCGCGCCTACGACAACCGCGTCGTCGAGCTGCACGCCAAGGTCAAGGTCCGCATCGCCGAGACCGTGATCGACGAGGAAGGCAACCGCGAGAAGCGCACGTCGATCGTGGACACCACGGTGGGCCGCGCGCTGCTGGCCGAGATCCTGCCGGACGGCCTGCCGTTCGCGCTGGCCAACACCGAGCTCAGCAAGAAGAACATCTCGCGGCTGATCAACTCCTGCTACCGCCAGCTGGGCCTGAAGGACACGGTCGTGTTCGCCGACAAGCTGATGTACACCGGCTTCGCGTTCGCAACGCGCGCCGGCGTGTCGATCGGCATCGACGACATGACCATCCCGGCCGAGAAGAAGGACATCCTGGCCGAGGCCGAAACCGAGGTGCTGGAGATCCAGCAGCAGTACCAGTCCGGCCTGGTCACTGCCGGCGAGCGCTACAACAAGGTGGTCGACATCTGGTCGCGCACCAACGAGCGCGTCGCCAAGGCGATGATGGACACGATCGGTACCGAGACCGTCACCAATGCCGAGGGCGTCGCCGTCGAGCAGAAGTCGATGAACTCGATCTACATCATGGCCGACTCCGGCGCGCGTGGTTCGCAGGCGCAGATCCGCCAGCTGGCCGGTATGCGTGGCCTGATGGCCAAGCCCGACGGCTCGATCATCGAGACGCCGATCACCGCGAACTTCCGCGAGGGCCTGAACGTCCTGCAGTACTTCATCTCGACCCACGGTGCCCGAAAGGGTCTCGCGGATACCGCGCTGAAGACTGCCAACTCCGGTTACCTGACCCGTCGCCTGGTCGACGTGGCGCAGGACGTGGTGATCACCGAGACCGACTGCGGCACGCAGGCCGGCCTCACCATGACCCCGATCGTGGAAGGCGGCGACGTGGTCGAGCCGCTGCGCGACCGCGTGCTGGGTCGTGTCGTGGCCGAGGACGTGTTCCTGCCGGGCAACGACGAGGATCCGATCGTCACCCGCAACACGCTTCTCGACGAGCAGTGGGTGAGCCGTCTCGAGGATGGCGGCGTGCAGACGATCAACGTCCGCTCGACCATCACCTGCGAAAGCCCGTTCGGCGTGTGCGCCATGTGCTACGGCCGTGACCTCGGCCGCGGCCACCTGGTCAACCACGGCGAGGCGGTCGGCGTGGTCGCCGCGCAGTCGATCGGCGAGCCGGGTACCCAGCTCACCATGCGGACGTTCCACATCGGTGGCGCGGCATCGCGTGCGGCCGCCATCGACAACGTGACGGTCAAGACCACCGGCTCGATCAAGTTCAACAATCTCAAGCACGTGCGCCATGCCAGCGGCCATTTCGTTGCGGTGTCGCGTTCGGGCGAGCTGTCGGTGCTCGATCCGCACGGCCGCGAGCGCGAGCGTTACAAGCTGCCGTACGGCGCCACCATCGGTGTCGAGGACGGTGCGGAGATCAAGGCCGGCCAGACCGTGGCCAACTGGGATCCGCATAACCATCCGATCGTGTCGGAAGTTGCCGGCTTCATCCGCTTCATCGACTTCGTCGACGGCGTCACCGTCATCGAGAAGACCGACGAGCTGACCGGCCTGGCGTCGCGCGAGATCACCGATCCGAAACGTCGTGGCTCGGCCGCCAAGGACCTGCGCCCGATCGTGCGCATCGTCGACGGCAAGGGCAACGACCTCAACATCCCGGGTACCGACCTGCCGGCGCAGTACCTGCTGCCGCCGCGTTCGATCGTCAACCTGCAGGATGGCGCGGCCGTGGGCGTGGGCGACGTGGTGGCCAAGATCCCGCAGGAAGCGTCCAAGACCCGCGACATCACCGGTGGTCTGCCGCGCGTGGCCGACCTGTTCGAGGCACGCAAGCCGAAGGACCCGGCGGTGCTGGCCGAGCGTTCGGGCATCGTCAGCTTCGGCAAGGACACCAAGGGCAAGCAGCGCCTGATCCTCAAGGGTCCGGACGGCGAGGAGCACGAGGAGCTGATCCCGAAGTACCGCCAGATCATCGTGTTCGAAGGCGAGCACGTGGAGAAGGGCGAGACCGTGGTGGACGGCGAGCCGAGCCCGCAGGACATCCTGCGCCTGAAGGGCGTGGAGGAGCTGGCCTCGTACCTGACCAAGGAAATCCAGGACGTCTACCGGCTGCAGGGCGTCAAGATCAACGACAAGCACATCGAGGTGATCGTTCGCCAGATGCTGCGCAAGGTCGAGATCACCGACGCCGGCGACAGCCGCTACCTGGTCGGCGAGCAGGTGGAGAAGCAGCGCGCCATCGAGGACAACGCCAAGCTGGCCAAGCGCAACGAGCTCACCTCCAAGTACGAGCCGGTGCTGCTGGGCATTACCAAGGCCTCGCTGGCGACCGAGTCGTTCATCTCGGCGGCCTCGTTCCAGGAGACCACCCGCGTGCTGACCGAGGCTGCCGTGCGCGGCACCCGCGACGGCCTGCGTGGCCTGAAGGAGAACGTCATCGTCGGCCGCCTGATTCCGGCGGGTACCGGCCTGGCGTACCACACCCAGCGCCGTCGCGACGCCTCGGGCCTCACCGAGTCGGAGATGGAAGCGCTGTCGGGCAGCGTCACGTCAGATGTGGAGCCGGCCGCCAGCCAGGTCCGCGAGGACGTGGCGGAGGTCGCGCCGGAGGCCGGCCAGGGCGAGTAA
- the rplL gene encoding 50S ribosomal protein L7/L12 yields the protein MSLSNEEILEAIGSKSLVEVMELVKAFEEKFGVSAAAPVAVAAGPAAGPAAAVEEQTEFTVVLKAAGEKKVEVIKVVRAITGLGLKEAKDLVEGAPKDVKEGVSKDEAEKLKKDLEAAGAAVELK from the coding sequence ATGTCCCTTTCCAACGAAGAAATCCTGGAAGCCATCGGCAGCAAGTCCCTCGTCGAGGTGATGGAGCTGGTCAAGGCGTTCGAAGAGAAGTTCGGCGTGTCCGCTGCCGCTCCGGTCGCCGTGGCCGCTGGCCCGGCCGCTGGCCCGGCTGCCGCCGTTGAGGAGCAGACCGAGTTCACCGTCGTCCTGAAGGCCGCCGGCGAGAAGAAGGTCGAGGTCATCAAGGTCGTCCGCGCCATCACCGGCCTGGGCCTGAAGGAAGCCAAGGACCTGGTCGAAGGCGCCCCGAAGGACGTGAAGGAAGGCGTCTCGAAGGACGAAGCCGAGAAGCTGAAGAAGGACCTCGAGGCCGCCGGCGCCGCCGTCGAGCTGAAGTAA